The genomic interval TTAAAAAACGGTATGGTTCGATTGAAGAGGCATTGGTGCATAAACACAAGCGTGAAGAGGAACTTGCACGGTATGAAAACATCGCTTTTGAGAAAAGCCAGTTGGAAAAAACCGTTGCGACCTATGAGCGCGAAGTAACGCAAAAGAGCCTACACATCAGTCAAACGCGTCAAACCTATTTACCGCTGTTAGAAGCGCGCCTTAATGACTACCTTTCACAGCTGTATATGCCTTCATTAAACGTGCGTTTGGAAGAGGGCGTCATGAGTGAACTGGGATGTGATGCTTTACATGTAAACCTTGGCAAAGTCGATCTTAAAAAGATCAGTTCTGGCGAATACAACCGTGTGCGTTTGGCATTTTTAGCCACACAGAATGAATTTTTACTCTCACGTGGTGGTGTGCTCATCCTCGATGAGATCGATGCAAATCTCAGTGGTAAGGAGTCCATGAGTGTCGCAAATGTGCTCAAAACGTTGTCTTCAAAATATCAAATCTTTGCGATTTCGCATCAACCACAGCTCTCGTCCGTTGCCAATCAGCATTTTTTGGTCACCAAAGATGCTTTACATGTAAGCCATGTGGTACCACTTGGAGACGCGGAGCGCATTGTGGAATTGGCGCGCATGGTGAGTGGTGAAAATGTGAGCGATGAAGCGATCGTTTTTGCCAAGTCTCTTTTAGAGAGTGCAAATTTGTAACAGTTTTTTTCCACCTCATTTCTACTCGTTGCAAAAATCATACGAATATCATATCTTTTCTTTACTCTGCGTGTAGAGTTTACATTTAAGAGGAGGTTTGTATGCAAACTTGGCAACAAGTTTATTCCCCCATTGCGGGCAGTTTAGGGCTATCTGCACTCGTGGCGTTAATCCCTATTATCTTTTTCTTTCTAGCACTTGCCGTGTTTAGAATGAAAGGTCATTACGCCGCAACGATTACATTAGCGCTTTCTATGATAGTGGCTGTTGTTGGTTTTAGTATGCCTACGAATATGGCATTTGCTTCAGCAGGGTACGGCTTTTTATACGGCCTTTGGCCTATTGCTTGGATTATCGTCGCGTCGGTTTTCCTTTACAAGCTAACGGTCAAAAGTGGGCAATTTGGAATTATTCGTAACTCCATTCTTACGATTACCGATGATCAACGTATCCAAGTCATTCTCATTGGTTTTGCCTTTGGTGCATTTTTAGAAGGTGCTGCTGGTTTTGGTGCTCCTGTTGCGATTACAGCGGCTATTCTTGTTGGACTTGGTTTTCAACCGATTTATGCGGCTGGACTTTGTTTGATTGCAAATACCGCGCCCGTCGCTTTTGGCGCGTTGGGTATTCCTATCTTGGTCGCAGGTAAAGTCACCGGCATCGATCCATTTTTAGTCGGTGCAATGGCAGGACGCCAGCTTCCATTCCTTTCTATCCTTATTCCTCTTTGGATTGTTGCAATGATGGATGGTTGGAGAGGTGTGAAAGAAGTATGGCCGGCGGCTCTTGTGGCTGGTGGTAGTTTTGCATTGTCTCAATACGCAACATCTAACTTCATCGGACCAGAGTTACCCGACGTAACCTCTGCAATCCTCTCTATCGTCTCTTTAACCATTTTCTTAAAATTCTGGAAACCAAAGAATGTTATGAAAGGTCATGTTTCTGCTGAACTTGAGAAAGAGACCCAAAAAGCGCACACAGGTGGCGAAGTGCTTAAAGCATGGTCACCGTTTATTATTCTTTCCATCATGGTAACCATTTGGACGACCAATGCCTTTAAAGCGTATTTTGCTAAAGGTGCCATTATGGCAGGTACCATATTCAACTTTGAGTTTACAAGTATCAGCAACACCATTTTCAAAATGATGCCAATTGTCGCTAAACCTACTGCATTCTCCGTGGTTTATACTTTCAACCCGATTTCGGCTACAGGAACAGCGATCTTCTTTGCGGCGATTATCTCTATGTTTGTGTTACGCGTCAATGTTTCAACAGCGATTAAAACAATGGGTGAAACACTCTTTGAGCTTAAATGGGCGATTTTATCGATCGGTATGGTTTTGGGCTTTGCCTTTGTGATGAACTATTCAGGCATGTCAACAACGATGGCACTTGTGCTTGCAAACACAGGCTTCTTGTTCCCATTCTTCTCTCCAATCCTTGGTTGGTTAGGCGTATTCTTGACAGGTTCAGATACATCATCCAACGCACTTTTCTGCGGATTGCAACAAAATACAGCGCAACAGCTTGGATTGAATGAGACCTTGATGGTTACAGCCAATACAACCGGTGGTGTTTGTGGTAAGATGATTTCTCCTCAATCTATCTCCATTGCATGTGCATCTGCTGGTATTGTTGGAAAAGAGTCAGACCTCTTTAGATTTACCGTAAAACACAGCTTGATTCTTGTCACCATTATGGGCTTAATGACAATGGCACAAGCGTATATCTTTACGTGGATGATTCCTTAATCTTTCGTAATATTCTCACGTTTTGAGGCGGTGGTTTGATCCTCCACCGCCCTCTTTAGGAAATTTCCAAAATTTTATGTTAGAATTGACTTAATCTTACATGTAATGATTAGGAACATTGATGGCACGCGAAAAGATTTTAATTGTTGAAGATAACAAAGCACTTTCCAAATTGATCGTCAAAAAGATGGAGGCCAGTCTGAATTTTGATGTGGATGCCGCCTACAGTTTTGAAGAGGCTCAAACGATTGTTGAAAAGAACAATGATTATTTTGTCGCACTTCTCGATCTTAACCTTCCCGATGCTCCCGATGGTGAAGTGGTGGATATGATCTTATCCTATAAAATTCCCTCCATAATTCTCACAGGTTCGATGGATCAAGAGATACGTGAAAAGATTTTGAAAAAAGATGTGATTGATTATGTCTATAAAGGTAATATCGATGATGTCAATTATATTTTCACGCTGATTGAGAGATTGCATAAAAACCGTGATATTAAAGTCATGATCGTGGATGATTCTATGGCGACACGTTCCCAAATCAAATCCCTGTTACATCACCAAATGTTTAAAGTATTGGTTGCCGCACACGGTGAAGAGGCATTAGCGTTTTTAAAAGACAACCCTGACATCAAGCTTATCTTAACTGATTATTTAATGCCGGTTATTGATGGTGTGGAGCTGACCAAAGAGGTTCGCAAACTCTACAATAAAAATGAACTCTCCATCATTGCGATGACAGCAAGCAATCAAGAACTGATCTCTGCTAAATTTCTTAAAATCGGTGTAAATGATTTTATCAACAAACCTTTTTTGCGAGAAGAGATAGCATGTCGCATTAACAATTCATTGGATGCTTTAGAGTACATTGCTAAAATCAAAGAGATGGCACAAAATGATTTTTTAAGTGGGCTTTCAAACAGGCGCCATTTCTTTGAAGTGATGCGTGAGTATTTTCACGAGGCGAAAAAGCGCGATGAGTCGTTTGCCATAGCCTTAATTGATGTGGATAATTTTAAACAGATCAATGATACCTTAGGTCACCACGTGGGCGATACGGTCATTGTTGAGCTGGCAAAAGCTTTGAGTAAACACCTCACGCATGATCATTTTATTGCACGTTGGGGTGGTGATGAGTTTTGTGTCGTGCTTAAAAATATTGAGCAAAAAAAGGCATTGGAATTTTTTATAAAACTCAAAAGCGCCATTTCAGGGCTTCACATTAAAACCAAAGAGAAAAAAGAGGTGAGTGTGAATATCTCCATTGGGGTGACGTTTGGTGATTTAGA from Sulfurospirillum multivorans DSM 12446 carries:
- a CDS encoding lactate permease LctP family transporter codes for the protein MQTWQQVYSPIAGSLGLSALVALIPIIFFFLALAVFRMKGHYAATITLALSMIVAVVGFSMPTNMAFASAGYGFLYGLWPIAWIIVASVFLYKLTVKSGQFGIIRNSILTITDDQRIQVILIGFAFGAFLEGAAGFGAPVAITAAILVGLGFQPIYAAGLCLIANTAPVAFGALGIPILVAGKVTGIDPFLVGAMAGRQLPFLSILIPLWIVAMMDGWRGVKEVWPAALVAGGSFALSQYATSNFIGPELPDVTSAILSIVSLTIFLKFWKPKNVMKGHVSAELEKETQKAHTGGEVLKAWSPFIILSIMVTIWTTNAFKAYFAKGAIMAGTIFNFEFTSISNTIFKMMPIVAKPTAFSVVYTFNPISATGTAIFFAAIISMFVLRVNVSTAIKTMGETLFELKWAILSIGMVLGFAFVMNYSGMSTTMALVLANTGFLFPFFSPILGWLGVFLTGSDTSSNALFCGLQQNTAQQLGLNETLMVTANTTGGVCGKMISPQSISIACASAGIVGKESDLFRFTVKHSLILVTIMGLMTMAQAYIFTWMIP
- a CDS encoding response regulator, whose amino-acid sequence is MAREKILIVEDNKALSKLIVKKMEASLNFDVDAAYSFEEAQTIVEKNNDYFVALLDLNLPDAPDGEVVDMILSYKIPSIILTGSMDQEIREKILKKDVIDYVYKGNIDDVNYIFTLIERLHKNRDIKVMIVDDSMATRSQIKSLLHHQMFKVLVAAHGEEALAFLKDNPDIKLILTDYLMPVIDGVELTKEVRKLYNKNELSIIAMTASNQELISAKFLKIGVNDFINKPFLREEIACRINNSLDALEYIAKIKEMAQNDFLSGLSNRRHFFEVMREYFHEAKKRDESFAIALIDVDNFKQINDTLGHHVGDTVIVELAKALSKHLTHDHFIARWGGDEFCVVLKNIEQKKALEFFIKLKSAISGLHIKTKEKKEVSVNISIGVTFGDLESVEEMINQADKALYISKKNGRNRVEVA